A stretch of Nonomuraea africana DNA encodes these proteins:
- a CDS encoding class II fumarate hydratase, whose amino-acid sequence MSEFRIEHDSMGEVRVPVDARWRAQTQRAVENFPISGRRLEPSHIAALGLIKAVAAEVNTELGVLDKDVAEAIAQAAADVAENEYDEHFPIDVFQTGSGTSSNMNVNEVIATLAQERLGRPVHPNDHVNASQSSNDVFPTSIHVAAATEVVFHLVPSLQHLAIALRAKSTEFAQTVKSGRTHLMDATPVTLGQEFGGYASQIEHGVSRVNSALRHVVELPLGGTAVGTGINTPPGFAAKAIEKLSEATGIRFVEAEDHFEAQSAQDAIVELSGQLKVVAVSLNKIANDLRWMGSGPRAGLGEINLPDLQPGSSIMPGKVNPVIPEATAMVAAQVIGNDAAITFAGASGTFELNVMLPVIARNILESIRLLANVSRLLADRCVAGITANTERLREYAESSPSIVTPLNRHVGYEEAAKIAKQALAERKTIRQVVIERGHVANGTLTEIELDAALDVLSMTRPSQ is encoded by the coding sequence ATGAGTGAGTTTCGGATCGAGCACGACTCCATGGGTGAGGTGCGCGTCCCCGTGGACGCCCGGTGGCGCGCCCAGACCCAGCGGGCCGTGGAGAACTTTCCCATCTCGGGACGCCGCCTGGAGCCCTCCCACATCGCCGCCCTCGGCCTGATCAAGGCGGTCGCGGCCGAGGTGAACACCGAGCTCGGCGTGCTCGACAAGGACGTCGCCGAGGCCATCGCCCAGGCCGCCGCCGACGTGGCGGAGAACGAGTACGACGAGCACTTCCCCATCGACGTGTTCCAGACCGGCTCGGGCACCTCCTCGAACATGAACGTCAACGAGGTCATCGCCACGCTGGCCCAGGAGCGGCTCGGCCGTCCCGTGCACCCGAACGACCACGTCAACGCCTCGCAGTCGTCCAACGACGTCTTCCCCACCTCCATCCACGTGGCTGCGGCCACCGAGGTCGTCTTCCATCTGGTGCCCTCGCTCCAGCACCTGGCCATCGCGCTGAGGGCCAAGTCGACGGAGTTCGCGCAGACCGTGAAGTCGGGCAGGACCCATCTCATGGACGCCACCCCCGTGACGCTCGGCCAGGAGTTCGGCGGCTACGCCTCGCAGATCGAGCACGGTGTCAGCCGGGTCAACTCGGCCCTGCGCCACGTCGTCGAGCTCCCGCTGGGCGGTACCGCCGTGGGCACCGGCATCAACACGCCTCCGGGCTTCGCCGCGAAGGCCATCGAGAAGCTCAGCGAGGCGACGGGCATCAGGTTCGTCGAGGCCGAGGACCACTTCGAGGCGCAGAGCGCCCAGGACGCGATCGTCGAGCTGTCCGGGCAGCTCAAGGTCGTCGCCGTCTCGCTCAACAAGATCGCAAACGACCTGCGCTGGATGGGCTCGGGTCCCAGGGCGGGGCTCGGCGAGATCAACCTGCCCGACCTCCAGCCCGGCTCGTCGATCATGCCGGGCAAGGTCAACCCGGTGATCCCCGAGGCCACGGCCATGGTCGCGGCCCAGGTCATCGGCAACGACGCCGCGATCACCTTCGCCGGGGCCTCGGGCACCTTCGAGCTGAACGTCATGCTCCCCGTCATCGCCAGGAACATCCTGGAGTCGATCCGCCTGCTGGCGAACGTCTCCCGCCTGCTCGCCGACCGCTGCGTCGCGGGGATCACGGCCAACACCGAGCGGCTGAGGGAGTACGCCGAGTCGTCCCCGTCGATCGTCACGCCGCTGAACCGCCACGTCGGTTACGAGGAGGCCGCGAAGATCGCCAAGCAGGCGCTGGCCGAGCGCAAGACGATCCGCCAGGTGGTCATCGAGCGCGGCCACGTCGCCAACGGCACCCTCACCGAGATCGAGCTGGACGCGGCCCTCGACGTCCTGTCCATGACCCGCCCTTCGCAGTAG